In one Phyllostomus discolor isolate MPI-MPIP mPhyDis1 chromosome 8, mPhyDis1.pri.v3, whole genome shotgun sequence genomic region, the following are encoded:
- the PSMD3 gene encoding 26S proteasome non-ATPase regulatory subunit 3 — MKQEGSARRRGADKAKPPPGGGEQEPPPPPGPQDVEMKEEAATGGGSTGEADGKTAMATEHSQRELDTITLEDIKEHVKQLEKAVSGKEPRFVLRALRMLPSTSRRLNHYVLYKAVHGFFTSNNTTRDFLLSFLEEPMDTEADLQFRPRTGKAASAPLLPEVEAYLQLLVVIFLMNSKRYKEAQKISDDLMQKISTQNRRALDLVAAKCYYYHARVYEFLDKLDVVRSFLHARLRTATLRHDADGQATLLNLLLRNYLHYSLYDQAEKLVSKSVFPEQANNNEWARYLYYTGRIKAIQLEYSEARRTMTNALRKAPQHTAVGFKQTVHKLLIVVELLLGEIPDRLQFRQPSLKRSLMPYFLLTQAVRTGNLAKFNQVLDQFGEKFQADGTYTLIIRLRHNVIKTGVRMISLSYSRISLADIAQKLQLDSPEDAEFIVAKAIRDGVIEASINHEKGYVQSKEMIDIYSTREPQLAFHQRISFCLDIHNMSVKAMRFPPKSYNKDLESAEERREREQQDLEFAKEMAEDDDDSFP, encoded by the exons ATGAAGCAGGAGGGCTCGGCGCGCCGCCGCGGCGCGGACAAGGCGAAGCCGCCTCCCGGCGGAGGGGAACAGGAACCACCACCGCCCCCGGGCCCCCAGGATGTGGAGATGAAAGAGGAGGCGGCGACAGGTGGTGGGTCCACGGGGGAGGCTGACGGCAAGACGGCGATGGCAACTGAGCACTCACAGCGAGAGTTGGACACCATCACCTTGGAGG ACATCAAGGAGCACGTGAAACAGCTGGAGAAGGCAGTTTCGGGCAAGGAGCCCCGGTTCGTGCTGAGGGCCCTGCGGATGCTGCCTTCCACATCGCGCCGCCTCAACCACTACGTTCTGTACAAGGCCGTGCACGGCTTCTTCACCTCAAATAACACCACTCGGGACTTCCTGCTGTCCTTTTTGGAGGAG cccatggacacagaagCTGATTTACAGTTCCGTCCCCGGACAGGAAAAGCCGCCTCGGCACCCCTTCTGCCGGAAGTGGAGGCCTACCTGCAGCTCCTCGTGGTCATCTTCCTGATGAACAGCAAGCGCTACAAAGAG GCACAGAAGATCTCCGATGATCTGATGCAGAAGATCAGCACTCAGAACCGCCGGGCCCTGGACCTGGTGGCTGCAAAGTGTTACTATTACCACGCCCGGGTCTACGAGTTCCTGGACAAGCTGGATGTGGTGCGCAG CTTCTTGCACGCGCGGCTACGGACGGCCACCCTGCGGCACGACGCGGACGGGCAGGCCACGCTGCTGAACCTCCTGCTGCGGAACTACCTGCACTACAGCCTGTACGACCAGGCCGAGAAGCTGGTGTCCAAGTCCGTGTTCCCGGAGCAGGCCAACAACAACGAGTGGGCGAGGTACCTCTACTACACAG GGCGGATCAAAGCCATCCAGCTGGAGTACTCCGAGGCCCGGAGGACGATGACCAACGCCCTGCGCAAGGCCCCTCAGCACACGGCCGTCGGCTTCAAGCAGACT GTGCACAAGCTGCTCATCGTGGTGGAGCTGCTGCTGGGGGAGATCCCGGACCGGCTGCAGTTCCGCCAGCCTTCGCTCAAGCGCTCGCTCATGCCCTACTTCCTCCTGACCCAAG ctGTCCGGACAGGAAACCTAGCCAAGTTCAACCAGGTCCTGGATCAGTTTGGGGAGAAGTTTCAAGCAGACGGGACCTACACCCTGATCATCCGACTACGGCACAACGTCATTAAGACAG GTGTGCGCATGATCAGCCTCTCCTACTCCCGCATCTCCCTGGCTGACATCGCCCAGAAGCTACAGCTGGACAGTCCGGAGGATGCGGAGTTCATCGTGGCCAAG GCCATCCGGGATGGCGTCATCGAGGCCAGCATCAACCACGAGAAGGGCTACGTGCAGTCCAAGGAGATGATTGACATCTACTCCACCCGGGAGCCCCAGCTCGCCTTCCACCAGCGCATCTCCTTCTGCCTGGACATCCACAACATGTCTGTCAAG GCCATGAGGTTCCCTCCCAAATCATACAACAAGGACTTGGAGTCTGCGGAG gaGCGGCGTGAGCGAGAGCAGCAAGACTTGGAGTTTGCCAAGGAGATGGCAGAAGATGACGATGACAGCTTCCCTtga
- the GSDMA gene encoding gasdermin-A has product MRKQVMEQGSVNHKEAVTIPKGCILAFRVRQLMVKGKDEWEIPHVYNDNMQTFPPGDKPEEEKFIFIQAADTGEVHEDFRTLKEEIQRETQEVEKLSRVGQSSLLTSLSKLLGKKKELEDLELTLEGALDKGHEVALEALPKDVLLSKEVMGAVLYFLGALTELSEAQQKLLLKSMEKKILPVQLKLVESIMEQNFLLDKEGVFPLQPNLLSSLGEEELTFTEALVGLSGLEVQRSGPQYTWDPDTLPHLCALYAGLSFLQLLTKAS; this is encoded by the exons ATGCGCAAGCAGGTGATGGAGCAG GGATCCGTCAACCACAAGGAGGCTGTGACCATCCCCAAGGGCTGCATCCTGGCCTTTCGAGTGAGACAGCTGATGGTCAAGGGCAAAGATGAGTGGG AAATTCCACATGTCTACAACGATAACATGCAAACCTTCCCCCCTGGAG ATAAGCCAGAAGAGGAGAAGTTCATCT tCATCCAGGCAGCCGACACTG GGGAGGTGCACGAGGACTTCAGGACTCTGAAGGAAGAGATTCAGCGAGAGACCCAGGAAGTGGAGAAGCTGAGCCGTGTGGGACAAAGCTCCCTGCTCACCTCCCTCAGCAAACTTCTAGGGAAGAAAAAGGAGCTAGAGGACCTGGAGCTCACG CTTGAAGGGGCTCTGGACAAAGGACACGAAGTGGCGCTGGAGGCACTCCCAAAAGACGTCCTGCTGTCAAAGGAGGTGATGGGTGCCGTCCTCTATTTCCTTGGAGCCCTGACAG aGTTAAGCGAGGCCCAGCAGAAGCTGCTGCTAAAATCCATGGAGAAGAAGATCCTACCTGTGCAACTAAAGCTG GTGGAGAGCATAATGGAACAGAATTTTCTACTGGATAAAGAGGGCGTTTTCCCCCTGCAACCTAACCTGCTCTCCTCCCTCGGGGAAGAGGAGCTGACCTTCACAGAGGCCCTAGTGGGGCTGAGCGGCCTGGAAGTGCAGAGATCAGGCCCGCAGTACACATGGGACCCagacaccctcccccacctctgtgcCCTTTACGCTGGCCTCTCCTTCCTGCAGCTGCTGACCAAGGCCTCCTAA